From one Aminivibrio sp. genomic stretch:
- a CDS encoding RluA family pseudouridine synthase, giving the protein MMEDLFPAASSLPEDGGEFSESAGNVTETITAGEEYRGIRLDVFLSSRLGITRNFARKLVEDGNVRLLPEKKAKPGMKLVPGITAEVTLPPPESLDLEPEEVPFDVVYEDQWLIVIDKPSGVVVHPAPGNRHGTLVHGLLHRFRHFGSFNNVLRPGIVHRLDASTSGLLVVAREQEILENLQTQFRLREVRKQYLTLVHGRVKTPSGRIEAPIGRSPSNRLRMAVVEDGKPALTEFRRLWVHNGFSFLECIIATGRTHQIRVHLSSMGHPIVGDALYGADKKQAASAGRVFLHSWKLSFLHPKTGNRLYFRSCLPAALTGQLREILSTCQD; this is encoded by the coding sequence ATGATGGAGGATCTTTTTCCCGCCGCTTCTTCTTTACCGGAAGACGGCGGGGAATTTTCCGAAAGTGCCGGAAACGTAACGGAAACCATTACTGCCGGAGAGGAATACCGGGGTATTCGTCTTGATGTCTTTCTTTCCTCCAGACTGGGGATTACCAGGAATTTCGCCAGAAAGCTCGTGGAAGACGGAAATGTCCGGCTTCTTCCGGAAAAGAAAGCCAAGCCGGGGATGAAATTGGTCCCGGGGATAACGGCGGAAGTAACGCTTCCGCCTCCGGAGTCTCTCGATCTGGAGCCGGAGGAGGTACCTTTCGATGTGGTCTACGAGGATCAATGGCTGATCGTGATCGACAAGCCGAGCGGGGTGGTGGTCCATCCCGCCCCGGGAAACCGTCACGGAACCCTTGTGCATGGGCTGCTTCACCGTTTCCGCCATTTCGGTTCCTTCAACAATGTCCTCCGCCCGGGGATAGTGCACCGGCTTGACGCATCCACGTCAGGACTGCTGGTGGTCGCCAGGGAGCAGGAAATTCTCGAGAACCTGCAAACACAGTTTCGCCTGAGGGAAGTCCGGAAACAGTACCTTACCCTCGTGCACGGCAGGGTAAAAACCCCGTCGGGGCGAATTGAGGCCCCCATAGGACGAAGCCCGTCAAACAGGCTCCGCATGGCTGTGGTAGAGGACGGAAAGCCTGCACTCACCGAATTTCGAAGGCTGTGGGTCCACAACGGGTTTTCCTTTCTGGAGTGTATCATCGCCACGGGCAGAACGCACCAGATCCGGGTCCACCTGAGTTCCATGGGGCACCCCATCGTAGGTGATGCGCTTTACGGTGCCGACAAAAAACAGGCAGCTTCCGCAGGCAGGGTTTTCCTTCACTCCTGGAAGCTCTCTTTTCTTCATCCGAAGACAGGGAATCGGCTCTACTTCAGATCCTGTCTTCCAGCTGCCTTGACCGGGCAGCTTCGGGAAATTCTTTCCACCTGTCAGGACTGA
- the ileS gene encoding isoleucine--tRNA ligase: protein MNTDYKKTLNLPETDFPMRANLAKREPGFLEFWKERDIFGQVLKNREGAPSFVLHDGPPYANGHIHIGTAFNKILKDFIPKFKAMKGYYAPYVPGWDTHGLPIELHVLKTLNVNKDTVDPVFLREKCTEYALKFRDVQREEFIRLGVLGDWENPYMTLKPQYEAAQLGAFAELVKKGFVYKGQKPVYWCIDCQTALAAAEIEYWDETSPSIFVAYSLPGAGEIHPSLSGLDVNVIVWTTTPWTLPASMAVAVGGEHEYSFFRSGDKVYLFAKALRESVEKETGLSFGEEILTLRGRELEGKKAVHPFYPEREILILLADYVLLDMGTGCVHTAPGHGVEDYESGVKYGIEIYNPVDDKGYFKQGTGLVDGLSIEEGSEKIFEILTESGRLLGRGSISHSYPHCWRCKKPVIFRSTDQWFVSVSDFRAEALRCIEEDVRWIPEWGKERIYNMVRDRSDWCISRQRIWGVPIPAFYCNGCGKPVLTEDRILAVQKHVEKEGCSAWWSKTPEELLGDLCFCPHCGGKDLTKEKDIMDVWFDSGSSHAAVLKVRPELKWPADMYLEGSDQHRGWFQTSLLTSVGMYGRPPYEQVLTHGFIVDGDGKKMSKSVGNVVSPQEVINEYGADILRLWVASTDYRNDIRISKGIIKNLSESYRRIRNTARYLLANLKGFDPERHSVPLEKMTEMDRWILQKLNGIIEKASLAYDDYEFHVPTFAIHQFCVNELSAFYLDSSKDRMYADGTDSLSRRSGQTAMWLVLSAVIRMLAPVLSFTAEEVWQEMRKIAPGLPESIFLSDWPATFAVAEGKQLEEKWRKVLSVRAAVSRILEQARSAGIIGHSLDARVEVERKGAPDAAALFSDEDLRVFSIVSGFRWVDTIGDMAVVREDEETGIRVGVDKAAGEKCPRCWQYTDEGDENGLCPRCAAVLSA, encoded by the coding sequence ATGAATACGGATTACAAAAAGACGCTGAACCTTCCTGAGACTGATTTTCCCATGAGGGCGAATCTCGCGAAAAGAGAACCTGGGTTCCTTGAATTCTGGAAAGAACGGGATATTTTTGGACAAGTGCTGAAAAACAGGGAAGGCGCTCCATCTTTTGTGCTTCATGACGGCCCCCCGTACGCCAACGGCCATATTCATATCGGCACCGCCTTCAACAAGATACTGAAGGATTTTATCCCCAAGTTCAAGGCCATGAAGGGGTATTATGCTCCCTACGTTCCCGGCTGGGATACCCACGGCCTTCCCATCGAGCTTCACGTTCTCAAGACGCTGAATGTGAACAAGGATACCGTGGACCCCGTTTTCCTGAGGGAGAAGTGCACTGAATACGCCCTCAAGTTCCGGGACGTGCAAAGGGAGGAGTTCATCCGCCTCGGTGTCCTTGGAGACTGGGAAAACCCCTACATGACCCTCAAGCCCCAGTACGAGGCGGCCCAGCTCGGGGCCTTCGCGGAACTGGTAAAGAAAGGGTTCGTCTACAAGGGGCAGAAGCCCGTATACTGGTGCATCGACTGCCAGACGGCCCTCGCCGCAGCGGAAATCGAATACTGGGACGAGACCTCTCCGTCCATCTTTGTCGCCTATTCTCTCCCCGGGGCCGGTGAGATTCACCCCTCCCTCTCGGGGCTGGACGTGAATGTCATTGTCTGGACCACCACGCCCTGGACGCTTCCTGCAAGCATGGCGGTGGCCGTCGGCGGAGAACATGAGTACTCCTTCTTTCGCTCAGGAGATAAAGTATACCTCTTCGCAAAAGCTCTTCGGGAGAGCGTGGAAAAAGAGACGGGGCTTTCCTTCGGGGAGGAAATCCTGACGCTCAGGGGACGGGAGCTCGAAGGGAAGAAAGCGGTCCACCCTTTCTATCCCGAAAGAGAAATACTCATTCTTCTCGCTGATTACGTCCTTCTCGACATGGGAACGGGATGCGTCCACACCGCTCCCGGCCACGGCGTGGAGGACTACGAATCCGGCGTGAAATACGGCATTGAAATCTACAATCCCGTGGACGACAAGGGGTATTTCAAGCAGGGAACAGGGCTGGTGGACGGCCTCTCGATCGAGGAGGGATCGGAAAAGATCTTTGAGATCCTGACGGAGAGCGGAAGACTTCTCGGCCGGGGCTCCATTTCCCACTCCTACCCGCACTGCTGGAGGTGCAAGAAGCCCGTCATCTTCCGTTCTACCGACCAGTGGTTCGTGTCCGTGTCGGATTTTCGCGCCGAAGCCCTCCGGTGCATAGAGGAAGACGTGCGCTGGATTCCTGAATGGGGCAAGGAGAGAATCTACAATATGGTTCGCGACCGGTCGGACTGGTGCATCAGCCGACAGAGGATCTGGGGCGTTCCCATACCTGCATTTTACTGCAACGGCTGTGGGAAGCCCGTCCTCACTGAGGACCGGATTCTTGCGGTACAGAAGCACGTGGAGAAGGAAGGCTGCTCCGCCTGGTGGAGCAAGACTCCGGAAGAGCTCCTCGGCGACCTCTGCTTCTGTCCTCATTGCGGCGGCAAGGACCTTACCAAGGAGAAGGACATCATGGACGTGTGGTTCGATTCAGGCTCGAGCCACGCTGCCGTGCTCAAGGTCAGGCCGGAACTCAAATGGCCCGCCGACATGTACCTTGAGGGAAGCGACCAGCACCGCGGCTGGTTCCAGACATCACTTCTCACTTCCGTGGGGATGTATGGCAGGCCGCCCTACGAGCAGGTGCTCACCCACGGATTCATTGTGGACGGAGACGGAAAGAAAATGTCGAAATCCGTGGGGAACGTGGTCAGCCCCCAGGAGGTTATCAACGAGTACGGGGCGGACATCCTGAGGCTGTGGGTGGCCTCCACGGACTACCGGAACGATATCCGCATCTCCAAGGGAATCATCAAGAATTTGAGCGAATCCTACCGGAGAATCCGGAACACTGCCCGGTACCTCCTCGCCAACCTGAAGGGGTTTGACCCGGAGCGGCACTCTGTTCCCCTTGAAAAGATGACGGAGATGGACCGATGGATCTTGCAGAAGCTCAACGGCATCATCGAGAAGGCAAGCCTGGCCTACGACGACTACGAATTCCACGTACCGACCTTCGCCATCCACCAGTTCTGCGTAAACGAGCTCAGCGCCTTTTACCTGGATTCAAGCAAGGACAGGATGTATGCCGACGGAACCGATTCCCTATCGAGGAGAAGCGGCCAGACGGCCATGTGGCTTGTCCTTTCCGCAGTTATCCGTATGCTGGCCCCGGTCCTCAGTTTTACCGCCGAGGAAGTCTGGCAGGAAATGCGGAAAATAGCCCCCGGGCTTCCTGAAAGTATTTTCCTCTCCGATTGGCCGGCGACTTTTGCCGTGGCCGAAGGGAAACAGCTCGAGGAAAAATGGAGGAAAGTTCTCTCCGTACGGGCGGCCGTGAGCCGTATTCTGGAACAGGCGAGAAGCGCGGGCATCATCGGCCATTCGCTGGACGCACGAGTGGAGGTTGAGCGGAAAGGAGCTCCCGATGCCGCCGCCCTTTTCTCCGACGAAGATCTCCGGGTCTTTTCCATAGTCTCAGGCTTTCGCTGGGTTGATACGATCGGTGACATGGCGGTGGTCCGTGAAGATGAAGAAACAGGTATCCGTGTCGGCGTGGATAAAGCCGCAGGAGAAAAATGCCCCAGGTGCTGGCAGTATACCGATGAAGGCGACGAAAACGGGCTTTGTCCGAGGTGTGCGGCAGTCCTTTCCGCCTGA
- a CDS encoding DUF1850 domain-containing protein: MKKTFFKRILVVFLLLFLLYLLAAPSYLLKISLDRGEDVFCKDVPPGFPFILRFIHSVEQTPVEGEYMVMGGRIRQWEERIRSHNAGLPAAAPENGRFIPGKDWMTVQGGGAFFLSIRYRVGDSSSGRNILIIDGEELELFRLFPGRVLLIRAERMSIAGRLLSGFF; this comes from the coding sequence ATGAAGAAAACCTTTTTCAAAAGGATTCTCGTGGTCTTTCTTTTGTTGTTTCTCCTGTACCTCCTGGCGGCTCCCTCCTACCTTCTGAAGATTTCCCTGGACAGAGGCGAAGATGTCTTCTGCAAGGACGTCCCTCCCGGGTTTCCCTTTATTCTCAGGTTCATTCACTCGGTAGAGCAAACTCCCGTGGAAGGAGAGTACATGGTGATGGGGGGACGAATTCGCCAGTGGGAAGAGCGCATCCGGTCACATAACGCCGGTCTGCCCGCTGCCGCACCAGAGAACGGCCGCTTTATTCCTGGCAAGGACTGGATGACGGTTCAGGGCGGCGGAGCGTTCTTTCTCTCTATACGGTACCGTGTCGGGGACAGTTCCTCGGGCAGAAATATTCTCATCATAGACGGCGAAGAGCTAGAATTATTCAGACTTTTCCCAGGCAGGGTTCTGCTGATTCGGGCTGAAAGGATGAGCATCGCCGGCAGGCTGCTGTCCGGGTTTTTCTGA
- the ribF gene encoding riboflavin biosynthesis protein RibF yields the protein MILILGAFDGFHLGHRRLLEIAAAMAGRISPGNADDWSVVTFSPHPRTVIKNREIPVLFTEPERDVLARFLHIPRTVKIPFTPEIAGMPPSDFLDYLEELLPVTGIVVGKDFRFGRNREGDTAFLRERSRTRGWLFEEAEPLFIDGEKVGSSSIRSHVAHGSVALARRLLGYPFFFEGTVVPGDGRGAKLGFPTANVHYPPEKVMPRRGVYCVSVFVDSRWMPGALNVGVNPTFIHEDRGIRAETHIIGYNGSLYGKKIAVFFEEFLRDEEKFDSPEQLVTRMKEDVLLSGRFFSEAAHEGNDIYEQLGKVLRG from the coding sequence ATGATCCTGATCCTCGGCGCTTTTGACGGTTTTCACCTTGGTCATCGCCGCCTTCTCGAGATTGCGGCAGCCATGGCCGGGCGGATATCACCGGGAAATGCCGATGACTGGAGCGTGGTCACCTTTTCCCCTCACCCGAGAACCGTGATTAAAAACAGGGAAATTCCGGTTCTTTTCACCGAGCCGGAGCGGGATGTCCTTGCCCGCTTCCTCCATATACCGAGAACGGTAAAAATACCCTTTACCCCTGAAATTGCCGGGATGCCCCCGTCGGATTTTCTGGACTATCTGGAAGAGTTGCTTCCGGTTACGGGCATCGTGGTGGGGAAGGACTTCCGTTTCGGTAGAAACAGGGAAGGCGATACAGCCTTCCTCCGGGAAAGGTCGCGGACGAGGGGATGGCTCTTCGAGGAAGCCGAACCTCTCTTCATCGACGGGGAGAAGGTAGGAAGCAGCTCGATACGGAGCCATGTGGCCCACGGATCCGTTGCCTTGGCGAGGCGTCTTCTGGGGTACCCTTTTTTCTTCGAAGGAACGGTGGTGCCGGGAGACGGGAGAGGGGCGAAACTCGGGTTCCCCACGGCAAACGTTCATTATCCCCCTGAAAAAGTGATGCCGAGGAGAGGGGTGTACTGCGTATCGGTGTTTGTGGACTCCAGATGGATGCCCGGGGCCCTCAACGTGGGAGTGAACCCCACCTTCATCCATGAAGACCGGGGAATACGGGCGGAAACGCACATTATCGGCTACAACGGGTCACTGTACGGCAAAAAAATTGCTGTTTTTTTCGAGGAGTTTCTCCGGGACGAGGAAAAGTTTGATTCGCCGGAGCAGCTCGTTACCAGAATGAAAGAGGATGTCCTCCTGTCCGGAAGGTTTTTCAGTGAAGCTGCACATGAAGGGAACGATATTTACGAGCAGCTTGGGAAGGTTCTTCGAGGCTGA
- the truB gene encoding tRNA pseudouridine(55) synthase TruB codes for MTLCGVLLIDKPEGIRSTACVASVRRRLGKGIKVGHGGTLDSTAGGLLVLLVGGATRTSSLVMGLPKVYDVRFRLGEERTTDDFSGDTVFLGPVPPDAGDRLTALLPSFLGTRLQTPPDISAVRVNGERAHRIARSGESPAISSRPVHISSIRLTGEDGDGRTFALRIRCRKGTYVRSIVRDIGRALECGAYVLSLTRRSIGRFRQEDALTFGRLESGETDFPRDIRSLSELAVQYYSFSCDSGTDIALLAGKTVPLSCLVPLSPGDGDPGGKAIVLGERVFSWGTLLPGGLYEPKMNIPLEGNR; via the coding sequence ATGACGCTCTGCGGAGTGCTTCTGATCGATAAGCCGGAGGGAATCCGCAGCACGGCCTGCGTGGCGTCGGTTCGCAGGCGCCTTGGAAAAGGGATTAAGGTCGGGCACGGAGGAACCCTGGATTCCACGGCTGGAGGTCTCCTGGTCCTCCTTGTTGGAGGGGCGACCCGGACAAGCAGCCTTGTTATGGGGCTTCCGAAGGTCTACGATGTTCGTTTCCGGCTGGGAGAAGAACGGACCACCGACGACTTTTCCGGGGACACTGTTTTTTTGGGGCCCGTTCCGCCGGATGCCGGCGACAGGCTGACCGCCCTTCTTCCTTCCTTTCTCGGAACCCGCCTCCAGACACCTCCCGATATTTCAGCAGTCCGGGTCAACGGGGAAAGGGCTCACAGAATCGCCCGCTCCGGTGAAAGCCCGGCTATTTCGTCCAGGCCGGTGCACATCTCGTCCATCCGCCTCACCGGGGAAGACGGCGACGGCCGCACCTTCGCCCTTCGCATACGGTGCCGTAAGGGGACCTACGTACGGAGCATCGTCCGGGATATCGGCAGGGCGCTGGAATGCGGGGCATATGTCCTCTCCCTCACACGACGTTCCATAGGGCGCTTCCGGCAGGAAGATGCCCTTACCTTTGGCAGGCTGGAGTCGGGAGAAACGGATTTCCCGAGGGACATCAGGTCCCTTTCCGAACTGGCAGTCCAGTATTATTCTTTTTCATGTGATTCCGGAACGGACATCGCCCTACTTGCGGGGAAGACCGTTCCCCTTTCATGCCTTGTACCTCTTTCTCCGGGAGACGGCGACCCCGGGGGGAAGGCCATCGTCCTGGGAGAGAGGGTGTTCAGTTGGGGAACCCTGCTGCCCGGCGGACTGTATGAACCCAAGATGAACATTCCGCTGGAGGGGAATCGATGA
- a CDS encoding bifunctional oligoribonuclease/PAP phosphatase NrnA: protein MTMEGTVPLYRCEETSKIIPLLAGASRWILLSHTKPDGDTLGCGSALWSVARSLGKDVVWGGPDPVPESYMFLAGTDSFIPGLLVGDLCPDRDSAVVVLDTSTAARSVADISGLSGDVPVVNIDHHQDNEGFGTAVWVDPSSSSVGEMCWLLLRSWGVPIPSEAAEALYTAIVTDCGSFAFSCTTPRTHQVAADLLSLGVAPEKIDQLIRCSRTMGGLRLRGRALERVLSVDSFAALTWIEKTDFRDTGSSSSETEFLVNELLTVRSVSFAVLFVEDDDCVRVSLRSRGALSASEIAHAFGGGGHPQAAGCRLPLPLSEAVKTLTTLLEEKNDALRSASDR from the coding sequence ATGACCATGGAAGGGACTGTTCCCCTTTACCGGTGTGAAGAGACGTCAAAAATAATTCCGCTTCTTGCGGGTGCTTCCCGCTGGATTCTGCTTTCGCACACCAAGCCCGACGGCGATACTCTCGGATGCGGGAGCGCCCTGTGGTCCGTGGCCCGCTCCCTGGGAAAGGATGTTGTCTGGGGAGGTCCGGACCCGGTGCCGGAGAGTTACATGTTTCTTGCAGGGACTGACAGTTTCATTCCCGGGCTGTTGGTGGGTGACCTGTGTCCCGACCGGGACAGCGCGGTGGTGGTTCTTGACACGTCCACGGCTGCCCGTTCGGTCGCAGACATTTCCGGCCTTTCCGGCGACGTTCCTGTTGTAAATATCGACCATCACCAGGACAACGAAGGTTTCGGAACTGCCGTATGGGTGGATCCTTCGTCGTCCTCCGTGGGGGAAATGTGCTGGCTGCTCCTCCGGAGCTGGGGGGTTCCTATTCCTTCCGAAGCGGCGGAAGCCCTGTACACGGCCATAGTCACCGACTGCGGCAGCTTCGCGTTCTCCTGCACCACGCCGAGGACGCACCAGGTCGCTGCGGACCTTCTTTCGCTCGGCGTCGCTCCTGAAAAGATCGACCAGCTGATTCGATGCAGCCGGACCATGGGAGGGCTCCGTCTTCGAGGACGGGCCCTTGAAAGAGTGCTGTCCGTCGATTCTTTCGCTGCGCTAACCTGGATCGAAAAAACCGATTTTCGGGATACCGGCAGCAGTTCCTCCGAGACGGAATTCCTGGTGAACGAGCTTCTCACCGTCAGGTCCGTCTCCTTTGCCGTTCTCTTTGTGGAGGATGACGATTGCGTCAGGGTGAGCCTCCGTTCGAGGGGTGCCCTTTCCGCCTCGGAAATAGCCCACGCCTTCGGCGGCGGCGGGCATCCCCAGGCGGCGGGATGCAGGCTTCCTCTTCCCCTGTCTGAAGCCGTCAAAACACTCACCACCCTTTTGGAGGAAAAAAATGACGCTCTGCGGAGTGCTTCTGATCGATAA
- the rbfA gene encoding 30S ribosome-binding factor RbfA, whose amino-acid sequence MTSFRMQRINKQMQREISLLLELRVKNETAKHAVITEVDCSRDLENARVYFTTVDPSIRDDVKKSLDSAAGALRTMLGRQLGLRQTPALSFHVDTSEEYGRMMDRLLDSLKTDEPDEPEERDDEKEDYPESEE is encoded by the coding sequence ATGACGAGCTTTCGGATGCAAAGAATCAACAAGCAGATGCAGAGAGAGATTTCGCTTCTTCTGGAACTGCGGGTGAAGAATGAAACGGCAAAGCATGCCGTTATTACTGAAGTGGACTGTTCCCGTGACCTGGAGAACGCCAGGGTGTATTTCACCACGGTGGATCCGTCCATCCGGGACGATGTGAAAAAATCCCTGGACTCCGCGGCAGGGGCTCTGCGGACGATGCTGGGCAGGCAGCTCGGCCTGAGGCAGACCCCCGCCCTTTCATTCCACGTGGACACCAGCGAGGAGTACGGCAGGATGATGGACCGGCTGCTGGACTCGCTGAAGACCGACGAGCCGGATGAACCGGAGGAAAGGGACGACGAAAAAGAGGACTATCCGGAAAGCGAGGAATGA
- a CDS encoding DUF503 domain-containing protein: protein MFTGVLFVSLVVLGSRSVKDRRRVTKSLLDRIRGRWNVSAMDLGPDGSRSDVFLGVSAVASGASMAEERLEAVFSFLCGEEESGEFSIIHHWREVTCYDELSDAKNQQADAERDFASSGTAGEE from the coding sequence TTGTTCACGGGGGTGCTCTTCGTCTCGCTCGTTGTTCTTGGGAGCAGAAGCGTCAAGGACCGGAGAAGGGTGACGAAGTCACTTCTGGACCGGATTCGGGGCCGCTGGAACGTTTCGGCCATGGACCTCGGGCCTGACGGCAGCAGGTCCGACGTCTTTCTTGGTGTTTCCGCCGTTGCATCGGGTGCTTCCATGGCGGAAGAACGGCTTGAAGCGGTCTTCTCTTTTCTGTGCGGCGAGGAGGAATCCGGGGAGTTTTCCATAATTCATCACTGGCGCGAGGTAACCTGCTATGACGAGCTTTCGGATGCAAAGAATCAACAAGCAGATGCAGAGAGAGATTTCGCTTCTTCTGGAACTGCGGGTGAAGAATGA
- the infB gene encoding translation initiation factor IF-2 produces MSKIRVYELAKLLGKSNRELLNILIDLGVDVKSHMSSIDNDIAQLVEDSLRGAPGTEGPGKKEEERSVIKTESCEVSKGSTVKAVAQLIGISPAEAVKCLISAGLMVPADSPVDEKCLKVLQDAYNVVLTMACEDNTEKEGADGTCTVIKRPRSQGDHLEPRPPIVTVMGHVDHGKTTLLDFIRKTNITAREAGGITQHIGASTVMHDGKEIVFLDTPGHEAFTSMRARGAQATDIAILVVAADDGVMPQTREAINHAKAAGVPIIVAINKIDKPAAKPDRVRQQLSDIGLVPEEWGGNTIMVEVSAKSGQGIPQLLEMILLVAEMEELKADPTVKPRGVVVEAKLDKGKGPVATVLVQEGTLCKGDILLFDTACGKIRAMIDSEGKMIDCAGPSTPVEILGLATVPQPGELFTSVENERIARDALSSREQVLRNALQGVPRKLSLEDLYSQLKEGDIPQLNLVLKCDVQGSSEALAASLEKMATNEVGINIVHRGVGRIAESDVMLASASNAVIIGFNVRPDANAKKIAEAEGVQIRLYNIIYDAIDDVKAALEGMLKPTIKENTIGQAEIRQVIKVPKAGKIAGSYVLEGVIRRNAKVRLIRSGIVLWDGSLSNLRRFKDDAKEVAAGYECGISLSNYQDFEEGDILEAYEIVEEKRHLS; encoded by the coding sequence ATGAGTAAAATCCGGGTATATGAGCTGGCCAAACTGCTCGGCAAAAGTAACAGGGAACTGCTTAATATTCTGATCGACCTTGGGGTCGACGTAAAGAGTCATATGAGTTCCATTGACAACGATATCGCCCAGCTGGTGGAGGATTCCCTCCGGGGAGCTCCCGGCACGGAAGGGCCTGGAAAAAAGGAAGAGGAGCGCAGCGTGATAAAAACAGAATCTTGCGAGGTTTCAAAGGGATCCACCGTCAAGGCGGTTGCCCAGCTTATCGGTATCTCCCCTGCGGAAGCGGTGAAGTGTCTCATCTCCGCCGGCCTGATGGTCCCGGCGGACAGCCCGGTGGACGAAAAGTGCCTGAAAGTGCTGCAGGACGCCTATAACGTGGTTCTCACCATGGCATGCGAAGACAATACTGAAAAAGAAGGCGCCGACGGAACCTGCACCGTCATCAAGAGACCCCGGTCTCAAGGGGACCACTTGGAACCCCGCCCCCCCATAGTCACCGTCATGGGACACGTCGACCACGGCAAAACCACCCTGCTCGACTTCATACGGAAGACGAACATCACCGCCAGGGAAGCCGGCGGCATCACCCAGCACATCGGAGCTTCCACCGTCATGCACGACGGAAAGGAAATCGTCTTCCTTGACACTCCCGGCCACGAGGCGTTCACCTCCATGCGGGCCAGGGGAGCCCAGGCGACGGACATTGCCATTCTTGTGGTGGCGGCGGACGACGGCGTGATGCCCCAGACGAGGGAGGCCATAAACCACGCGAAGGCGGCGGGAGTTCCCATCATTGTGGCCATCAACAAGATCGATAAGCCTGCCGCCAAGCCGGACAGGGTCCGGCAGCAGCTCTCCGACATCGGTCTCGTTCCCGAGGAATGGGGCGGAAACACCATCATGGTGGAAGTATCGGCAAAGAGCGGTCAGGGAATACCTCAGCTCCTCGAGATGATTCTCCTTGTGGCGGAGATGGAAGAGCTCAAGGCCGACCCCACCGTGAAGCCCCGGGGAGTGGTCGTTGAAGCCAAGCTTGACAAGGGCAAGGGGCCTGTGGCGACTGTCCTTGTACAGGAAGGCACCCTCTGCAAGGGTGATATCCTCCTTTTTGACACTGCCTGCGGGAAAATTCGTGCCATGATCGACTCGGAAGGAAAAATGATCGACTGCGCCGGACCGAGCACCCCCGTGGAGATTCTCGGCCTCGCAACGGTACCTCAGCCCGGTGAGCTTTTCACCTCCGTGGAGAACGAGAGGATAGCCCGGGACGCCCTGAGCTCCAGGGAGCAGGTACTGAGAAATGCCCTGCAGGGGGTGCCCAGGAAGCTCAGCCTGGAGGACCTTTATTCCCAGCTCAAGGAAGGGGATATTCCCCAGCTCAATCTGGTTCTCAAGTGCGACGTCCAGGGATCGAGCGAAGCCCTTGCGGCTTCCCTGGAGAAAATGGCCACCAACGAGGTCGGCATCAATATTGTGCACAGGGGCGTCGGCCGCATCGCGGAATCTGACGTAATGCTCGCCTCAGCTTCCAATGCAGTCATCATCGGCTTCAACGTCCGTCCCGATGCGAACGCGAAAAAAATTGCCGAGGCCGAGGGCGTCCAGATACGGCTTTACAATATCATCTACGATGCCATTGACGACGTGAAGGCAGCTCTCGAGGGCATGCTCAAACCCACCATAAAGGAGAACACCATCGGCCAGGCGGAAATCCGGCAGGTCATCAAGGTCCCCAAGGCGGGAAAGATCGCGGGAAGTTACGTGCTGGAAGGCGTTATCCGGCGGAATGCAAAAGTTCGGCTCATTCGGAGCGGCATCGTCCTCTGGGACGGTTCCCTGTCAAATCTCAGACGGTTCAAAGACGACGCAAAAGAAGTGGCGGCGGGCTACGAGTGCGGGATCAGCCTGTCCAACTATCAGGATTTCGAGGAAGGAGACATTCTCGAAGCCTACGAAATCGTGGAGGAGAAGCGCCATCTCTCGTAG
- a CDS encoding YlxR family protein yields the protein MPWNRRECRRSTIFSRTSSTTAALNRGTPMMRRRPRTCVGCRQESPKREMLRIARNAAGDVSVDPSGRLPGRGAYVCLKEECILSARKRDALSKALRVKVDAGVYDTLLEMAAGAESKGEKEQ from the coding sequence ATGCCCTGGAACCGGAGAGAATGCCGACGCTCCACGATATTTTCCAGGACATCATCGACGACAGCGGCGCTGAATAGAGGGACGCCCATGATGCGGCGGCGACCAAGGACCTGCGTCGGGTGCAGGCAGGAGTCCCCCAAGAGGGAAATGCTGAGAATAGCCCGCAACGCTGCGGGAGATGTTTCCGTAGACCCTTCCGGCAGGCTTCCCGGGAGGGGAGCTTACGTGTGCCTCAAGGAAGAATGCATTCTCAGCGCCAGGAAAAGGGATGCTCTCTCAAAAGCCCTCAGGGTGAAAGTAGATGCCGGTGTGTACGACACCCTTCTTGAAATGGCTGCCGGAGCTGAAAGCAAGGGGGAAAAGGAGCAGTGA